A single Cnuibacter physcomitrellae DNA region contains:
- a CDS encoding sugar-binding transcriptional regulator, with protein sequence MAMGESAATTEKIRDALRAAHLYYMQDLTMEAIASELRTSRSSVSRLLSFAREIGLVEIQVKSPVDRLSTVQERIRTQFNVTAHVVPVPDSINEVDRLERVALSAARILGPFFDSNMTMGIAWGSTLSAVSRHLQEKVTHNSQIVQLNGAANTRTTGIGYASEIMGRFGRAFGAYVQQFAVPAFFDDPRTKEVLWRERSIRRVLEIQKHMDVALFGLGSLLADVPSHVYSSGYLDEDDLASLTQWGVVGDVATVFYRADGSSDDIPLNARSSGPSLELMRRVSRRVCVVSGRSKLPALRGALAAGVITDLIVDEATAHSLLEP encoded by the coding sequence ATGGCGATGGGCGAGAGCGCAGCGACGACCGAGAAGATCCGCGACGCGCTGCGCGCCGCACACCTGTACTACATGCAGGATCTGACGATGGAGGCGATCGCCTCGGAGCTGCGGACGTCCCGGTCCTCCGTGTCCCGACTGCTCAGCTTCGCGCGGGAGATCGGCCTGGTCGAGATCCAGGTGAAGTCGCCGGTCGACCGCCTCTCGACGGTCCAGGAGCGCATCCGGACGCAGTTCAACGTCACAGCTCACGTCGTGCCGGTCCCGGACTCGATCAACGAGGTCGATCGGCTCGAGCGCGTGGCGCTGAGCGCTGCACGGATTCTCGGCCCGTTCTTCGACTCGAACATGACGATGGGCATCGCCTGGGGGTCCACGCTGTCCGCCGTCTCGCGGCATCTGCAGGAGAAGGTGACGCACAACTCGCAGATCGTGCAGCTCAACGGAGCCGCGAACACGCGCACCACCGGCATCGGGTACGCGAGCGAGATCATGGGGCGCTTCGGGCGTGCCTTCGGCGCGTACGTGCAGCAGTTCGCCGTCCCGGCGTTCTTCGACGACCCGCGCACGAAGGAGGTGCTCTGGCGTGAGCGCAGCATCCGGCGCGTCCTGGAGATCCAGAAGCACATGGACGTCGCGCTGTTCGGACTCGGCTCGCTGCTCGCCGACGTCCCCTCTCACGTGTACTCCTCCGGATACCTCGACGAGGACGACCTGGCCTCGCTGACGCAGTGGGGCGTGGTCGGCGACGTCGCGACCGTGTTCTACCGCGCGGACGGATCCAGCGACGACATCCCGCTGAACGCCCGGTCGTCGGGGCCGTCGCTCGAGCTGATGCGGCGCGTGTCGCGACGGGTGTGCGTGGTGTCGGGGCGGTCGAAGCTCCCCGCGCTCCGCGGCGCCCTCGCGGCCGGCGTCATCACGGACCTCATCGTCGACGAGGCCACCGCCCACTCCCTCCTGGAGCCCTGA
- the cofC gene encoding 2-phospho-L-lactate guanylyltransferase: MTLHWSVVVPVKGTADSKSRLAPDRTLSERAALAAAFATDAVSALLETPDVAEVIVVAPRGSLAADLERRGARLVADPGEGLNAAVRAGLTALRPHGLARAAMLGDLPALRADAVATALSAASAHPLAYVADADGTGTTLITATGAHPLVPRFGAGSALRHAAAGHRELGDAAGAVLRRDVDTEADLDAALALGVGPATTAALALHP, from the coding sequence ATGACCCTGCACTGGAGCGTCGTCGTCCCCGTCAAGGGGACGGCCGACTCGAAGTCCCGACTGGCCCCCGACCGCACCCTCTCCGAGCGGGCGGCGCTCGCGGCGGCCTTCGCCACGGATGCGGTGAGCGCGCTCCTCGAGACGCCCGACGTCGCCGAGGTGATCGTCGTGGCGCCGCGGGGGAGTCTCGCCGCCGACCTGGAGCGGCGAGGCGCGCGCTTGGTCGCCGATCCGGGGGAGGGACTCAACGCGGCCGTCCGCGCCGGGCTCACCGCCCTCCGCCCGCACGGCCTCGCTCGAGCGGCCATGCTCGGCGACCTCCCCGCCCTGCGCGCGGACGCCGTGGCGACGGCCCTGTCGGCGGCCTCCGCGCATCCGCTCGCCTACGTCGCGGACGCCGACGGCACCGGGACGACGCTGATCACCGCGACCGGCGCCCATCCGCTGGTGCCGCGCTTCGGCGCCGGCTCCGCCCTGCGGCACGCAGCGGCCGGGCACCGCGAGCTCGGCGACGCGGCCGGCGCCGTCCTCCGCCGCGACGTCGACACCGAGGCGGACCTCGACGCGGCCCTCGCCCTCGGCGTCGGCCCCGCCACCACCGCCGCCCTCGCCCTCCACCCCTGA
- the coaD gene encoding pantetheine-phosphate adenylyltransferase, with protein MSSVAVVPGSFDPITLGHLDVIERAARVFDEIHVVVVHNPDKHALIPIAHRIELIEKSLVERLGAIPSNFVITSWSMGLLVDYCTDVGATAIVKGIRSQIDVAYETPMAIVNRNLAGVETIFLLPDPAHAHVSSSLVRQVSTLGGDVTPYVSTAVAEFLKHALD; from the coding sequence ATGAGCAGCGTCGCCGTCGTCCCCGGGTCGTTCGACCCCATCACCCTCGGCCATCTCGACGTCATCGAGCGCGCCGCGCGCGTGTTCGACGAGATCCATGTCGTCGTCGTGCACAACCCCGACAAGCACGCGCTCATCCCGATCGCCCACCGCATCGAGCTGATCGAGAAGTCGCTCGTGGAGCGCCTCGGCGCCATCCCGTCGAACTTCGTCATCACGTCGTGGAGCATGGGCCTGCTCGTCGACTACTGCACGGATGTGGGTGCGACGGCGATCGTGAAGGGGATCCGCTCGCAGATCGACGTCGCGTACGAGACCCCGATGGCGATCGTCAACCGCAACCTGGCGGGCGTCGAGACGATCTTCCTGCTGCCCGATCCGGCGCACGCCCACGTCTCCAGCTCGCTCGTGCGGCAGGTGTCGACGCTCGGCGGCGACGTCACCCCCTACGTCTCGACCGCCGTCGCGGAGTTCCTGAAGCACGCGCTCGATTGA
- the yidC gene encoding membrane protein insertase YidC encodes MNPYDIPVLAAVLEGASRLIEQLSSLLDPLAGASAAALAIVVVTLLVRAVLVPVGVSQRRAQRTRARLAPRIRSLQQRHRSDPARLERELSALYASEKASPLAGCLPVLAQAPVLAVVYAVFSLPMIAGHANPLLAHSLAGAPLGQGLVAAAGAGSLPGLAVCGIVVAVVLLLVVLTRRLQQRTATLDLGSSAAVGLPGGPGFGRALSWLPLVSVVFAALAPLAAALYLATSMGWTLVERTILAVALPV; translated from the coding sequence GTGAACCCCTACGACATCCCCGTCCTCGCCGCCGTGCTCGAGGGCGCCTCTCGCCTCATCGAGCAGCTCTCGTCGCTGCTCGATCCTCTCGCCGGGGCCTCCGCCGCCGCGCTCGCCATCGTCGTCGTCACCCTGCTGGTCCGCGCCGTGCTCGTTCCGGTGGGCGTCTCGCAGCGGCGAGCCCAGCGGACCCGCGCCCGGCTCGCTCCCCGCATCCGTTCGCTGCAGCAGCGGCATCGATCCGATCCGGCGCGTCTCGAGCGCGAGCTGTCGGCGCTCTACGCCTCGGAGAAGGCCTCCCCGCTCGCCGGCTGCCTGCCCGTGCTGGCTCAGGCGCCCGTCCTCGCCGTGGTCTACGCGGTCTTCAGTCTGCCGATGATCGCCGGTCACGCGAATCCGCTCCTCGCGCACAGCCTCGCCGGCGCTCCCCTCGGTCAGGGGCTCGTGGCCGCGGCCGGGGCCGGATCGCTGCCCGGACTGGCGGTGTGCGGGATCGTCGTGGCCGTGGTGCTCCTGCTGGTCGTCCTGACCCGTCGGCTGCAGCAGCGCACGGCGACGCTCGACCTCGGCAGCTCCGCGGCGGTCGGACTCCCGGGTGGGCCGGGGTTCGGGCGCGCCCTGTCGTGGCTGCCGCTCGTCAGCGTGGTGTTCGCCGCGCTCGCGCCCCTCGCCGCCGCACTGTACCTCGCGACGAGCATGGGGTGGACGCTCGTCGAGCGGACCATCCTCGCGGTCGCGCTCCCGGTGTGA
- a CDS encoding transferase has translation MSRTFVEIEGDRGQVSRYRKHVNGKGLVAVGAEVDPSAYVHPTSYVETGARVAQNVWIGQGSWIERGALVGAGTVIGAHVHVGEDSRIGLGAKVGSHSRIGAGSTIADHAHVENDSTLASGTLVRTDGSRGYARAA, from the coding sequence GTGAGCAGAACGTTTGTGGAGATCGAAGGAGACCGGGGCCAGGTGTCTCGGTACCGCAAGCACGTCAATGGCAAGGGACTCGTCGCCGTCGGCGCCGAGGTCGATCCGAGCGCCTACGTCCACCCGACCTCGTACGTCGAGACGGGTGCGAGGGTCGCTCAGAACGTGTGGATCGGCCAGGGCAGCTGGATCGAGCGGGGCGCCCTCGTCGGGGCCGGCACCGTGATCGGCGCCCACGTGCACGTCGGCGAGGACTCGCGCATCGGCCTCGGTGCGAAGGTGGGCAGCCACAGCAGGATCGGGGCCGGGTCGACGATCGCCGACCACGCCCACGTCGAGAACGACTCGACGCTCGCCTCCGGAACCCTGGTGCGCACCGACGGATCGCGAGGATACGCCCGCGCGGCCTGA
- a CDS encoding glycerol-3-phosphate dehydrogenase/oxidase has product MSTENTPVDAQTRADVQSILDRPSAQVLIIGAGINGIGTFRDLALQGVDVVLVERGDYASGASSASSHMIHGGVRYLENGEFRLVKESVQERNRLMKLAPHYVKPLPTTIPIFSTFSGIVSAPLRFLTHKQGKPKERGAALIKLGLTGYDSFSRDGGTVPRHRFVGHKKTMQKFPKLRPDVKYTATYYDAAVENPERLALDLVQDALATGSHARTANYVEAIGADGDGVLLRDTLTGRTFTVTADVVVNTTGPWTDETNRALGEATQWMGGTKGSHIVLDNQELFDACAGGEVFFENNDGRIVLIYPLNGRVLVGTTDLEADVNEPSVCTEEEVDYFFALVKHVFPTIHVGREQIVYRYAGIRPLPGHGDTAPGFVSRDYRIEQTPFAKSTKTKQLSLVGGKWTTFRALSEHLANDTLALLGKTRTVQTTELQIGGGKGYPTTASGQSQWVKRHADALGEARMRDLFQRYGTKAAEVAEFLASSEGDAPLASLPHYSTGEIAYMATREHTVHLADMVLRRTIVAFVGGLTQPVFDELASVTASALGWSDARLADERALAVETLRFLHGIELEAAAPATAPARNAEKATAASAA; this is encoded by the coding sequence GTGAGTACCGAGAACACGCCCGTCGACGCGCAGACGCGTGCCGACGTGCAGTCCATCCTCGACCGCCCCTCCGCTCAGGTGCTGATCATCGGCGCCGGCATCAACGGGATCGGGACCTTCCGCGACCTGGCGCTGCAGGGCGTCGACGTCGTGCTCGTCGAGCGCGGCGACTACGCCTCGGGCGCGTCGAGCGCCTCGAGCCACATGATCCACGGCGGCGTCCGCTACCTCGAGAACGGCGAGTTCCGGCTCGTCAAGGAGAGCGTGCAGGAGCGCAACCGGCTGATGAAGCTGGCTCCCCACTACGTGAAGCCGCTGCCGACCACCATCCCGATCTTCTCCACCTTCTCGGGCATCGTGTCGGCCCCGCTCCGCTTCCTCACCCACAAGCAGGGCAAGCCGAAGGAGCGCGGTGCCGCTCTGATCAAGCTCGGCCTCACCGGATACGACTCGTTCTCGCGCGACGGCGGCACCGTGCCCCGTCACCGCTTCGTCGGTCACAAGAAGACGATGCAGAAGTTCCCGAAGCTGCGCCCGGACGTGAAGTACACGGCGACGTACTACGACGCGGCCGTCGAGAACCCCGAGCGCCTCGCGCTCGACCTGGTCCAGGACGCCCTCGCCACGGGGTCGCACGCCCGCACGGCGAACTACGTCGAGGCGATCGGCGCGGACGGCGACGGCGTGCTGCTGCGCGACACGCTCACCGGCCGGACGTTCACCGTCACCGCCGACGTCGTCGTCAACACCACCGGCCCCTGGACCGACGAGACCAACAGGGCTCTCGGCGAGGCCACCCAGTGGATGGGCGGCACCAAGGGCTCGCACATCGTGCTCGACAACCAGGAGCTGTTCGACGCCTGCGCCGGCGGAGAGGTGTTCTTCGAGAACAACGACGGCCGCATCGTGCTGATCTACCCGCTCAACGGTCGCGTCCTCGTCGGCACCACCGACCTCGAGGCCGACGTGAACGAGCCGAGCGTCTGCACCGAGGAGGAGGTCGACTACTTCTTCGCCCTCGTGAAGCACGTCTTCCCGACCATCCACGTCGGCCGCGAGCAGATCGTGTACCGCTACGCCGGCATCCGCCCGCTGCCCGGTCACGGCGACACCGCTCCCGGGTTCGTCTCCCGCGACTACCGGATCGAGCAGACCCCGTTCGCGAAGTCGACCAAGACCAAGCAGCTCAGCCTGGTCGGCGGCAAGTGGACGACGTTCCGTGCGCTCTCCGAGCACCTCGCGAACGACACCCTGGCGCTGCTCGGCAAGACCCGTACCGTGCAGACCACCGAGCTCCAGATCGGCGGCGGCAAGGGCTACCCGACCACCGCGTCCGGCCAGAGCCAGTGGGTGAAGCGGCACGCGGATGCGCTGGGCGAGGCGCGGATGCGCGACCTGTTCCAGCGCTACGGCACCAAGGCGGCGGAGGTCGCCGAGTTCCTCGCCTCCTCCGAGGGCGACGCCCCGCTCGCGTCGCTGCCGCACTACTCGACCGGCGAGATCGCCTACATGGCGACCCGCGAGCACACGGTGCACCTGGCCGACATGGTGCTGCGCCGCACGATCGTGGCCTTCGTGGGCGGCCTGACGCAGCCCGTGTTCGACGAGCTGGCCTCGGTCACCGCGTCGGCGCTCGGCTGGTCGGATGCGCGTCTCGCCGACGAGCGTGCGCTCGCCGTGGAGACGCTCCGCTTCCTGCACGGGATCGAGCTCGAGGCGGCCGCCCCGGCGACCGCTCCGGCCCGGAACGCGGAGAAGGCGACGGCGGCCTCGGCCGCCTGA
- a CDS encoding TolB family protein — protein MHENLRIARASRTRRILAATGGMALVGGALLGVVLPASAAVPGPGQIVPVSLEDAAGTAFLQQGRDPAVSADGRYVAFVSDDNPSNTDQIFLRDLQTGAMSIISHAADGTLGNKFSEQPEVSRDGRFVTYTSFATNLAAGVDTHSVKQVYRYDVTSNSSTMVSVDDAATPSGALTGVTDRVAMSDDGNLIAFVSNSSLVTGDVVTASQVWVRDMQSEQTTLVSHTSTVTNGGDGASGGPAMSPNGAYIAWHSLATDLDGANAGAQQIYISSGAGTVTMVSRQPDGTTPGELASRDPDVADDGAVSFLSFAQKLVTPSLTSGREQAYFNSADAITTLISHADGKPTVDVSGAAFEASISGDGQTVLFTSEATNVTADGGNGVRQLYSWSRSTNASRLLSVTTAGTLPTRAPEQIELASDGVTAVFQSQADDLVASPDSDETTQAFAVSTLASVPPTPTPDPSNGGSNGSTAGSGGAGAKLASTGADVSGAGLAGALGAVLLAGGAGTALLLRRRGERDASRG, from the coding sequence ATGCATGAGAACCTGAGAATTGCTCGCGCGAGCAGGACGCGACGCATCCTCGCCGCGACTGGAGGGATGGCCCTCGTCGGCGGCGCGCTCCTGGGGGTCGTCCTCCCCGCATCCGCCGCCGTTCCCGGGCCCGGACAGATCGTTCCGGTGAGCCTCGAGGATGCCGCGGGCACCGCGTTCCTCCAGCAAGGCCGGGACCCTGCCGTCTCTGCCGACGGGCGCTATGTGGCGTTCGTGTCGGACGACAACCCGAGCAACACCGATCAGATCTTCCTCCGCGATCTGCAGACGGGGGCGATGTCGATCATCTCCCACGCGGCCGATGGAACCCTCGGGAACAAGTTCTCCGAGCAGCCCGAGGTCTCCCGTGATGGGAGGTTCGTCACGTACACCTCGTTTGCGACGAATCTGGCGGCGGGTGTGGATACCCACTCGGTGAAGCAGGTCTATCGCTACGACGTGACGTCGAACTCGTCGACGATGGTCAGCGTCGACGACGCGGCGACTCCCTCCGGCGCGCTGACGGGCGTCACCGATCGCGTCGCGATGTCCGATGACGGCAACCTCATCGCCTTCGTCAGCAACTCGAGCCTCGTCACCGGCGACGTCGTGACAGCCAGCCAGGTCTGGGTGCGCGACATGCAGTCGGAGCAGACGACGCTCGTGAGCCACACCTCGACCGTGACGAACGGCGGGGACGGGGCGTCCGGCGGGCCGGCGATGTCGCCCAACGGCGCCTACATCGCCTGGCACTCCCTGGCCACCGACCTCGATGGAGCGAACGCGGGCGCGCAGCAGATCTACATCAGCTCCGGGGCGGGGACCGTGACGATGGTCTCGCGCCAGCCGGACGGGACGACGCCGGGTGAGCTGGCGTCACGCGATCCCGACGTCGCCGACGACGGGGCCGTGAGCTTCCTCTCGTTCGCGCAGAAGCTCGTCACCCCGTCCCTCACGTCCGGTCGCGAGCAGGCGTACTTCAACTCGGCGGACGCGATCACGACGCTCATCAGCCACGCGGACGGGAAGCCGACCGTCGACGTCTCCGGCGCGGCCTTCGAGGCGTCGATCTCGGGCGACGGGCAGACGGTCCTGTTCACCTCGGAGGCGACCAATGTCACGGCCGACGGAGGCAACGGAGTCCGCCAGCTGTACTCCTGGTCGAGGTCCACCAACGCCTCTCGACTGCTCTCCGTCACCACGGCCGGGACGCTGCCCACTCGGGCGCCCGAGCAGATCGAGCTCGCCTCCGACGGGGTGACGGCGGTCTTCCAGTCGCAGGCCGACGACCTCGTGGCATCGCCCGACTCGGACGAGACCACCCAGGCGTTCGCCGTGTCGACGCTGGCGTCGGTGCCGCCGACGCCCACACCGGACCCGTCGAACGGCGGGTCGAACGGCTCGACCGCGGGTTCGGGTGGCGCGGGCGCGAAGCTCGCCAGCACCGGTGCCGACGTGAGCGGCGCCGGACTCGCGGGCGCCCTCGGTGCGGTGCTGCTCGCGGGAGGTGCCGGAACCGCGCTCCTCCTCCGCCGTCGGGGTGAGCGGGACGCGAGCCGCGGCTGA
- a CDS encoding MIP/aquaporin family protein yields MLVLLGCGVVANVALIRTKGFNGGTLMVNVAWGLAVFAGVIVSYASGAHLNPAVTLGLVANGAKTFGSAATPVDVNFVSVIAYIGAQMIGAIIGAVLVWLAYKQHFDEEPEAANKLGVFSTGPAIRSYGWNLVTEIIGTFVLVFVVIGFGGGRQGEGGLAALGALPVALLVIGIGASLGGPTGYAINPARDLGPRIVHAILPIKGKGSSDWSYSWVPVVGPIIGGVLAGLAAIPLLPLLG; encoded by the coding sequence ATGCTCGTGCTCCTCGGCTGCGGCGTCGTCGCGAACGTCGCTCTCATCCGCACCAAGGGCTTCAACGGCGGAACCCTGATGGTGAACGTCGCCTGGGGTCTCGCCGTCTTCGCCGGTGTCATCGTCTCCTACGCGTCGGGTGCTCACCTCAACCCGGCCGTCACCCTCGGTCTCGTGGCCAACGGCGCCAAGACGTTCGGGTCCGCCGCGACGCCGGTCGACGTGAACTTCGTGTCGGTCATCGCCTACATCGGGGCGCAGATGATCGGTGCGATCATCGGCGCCGTGCTGGTGTGGCTGGCCTACAAGCAGCACTTCGACGAGGAGCCGGAGGCCGCGAACAAGCTCGGCGTGTTCTCGACCGGTCCGGCGATCCGCTCGTACGGCTGGAACCTGGTGACCGAGATCATCGGCACCTTCGTGCTGGTGTTCGTGGTCATCGGCTTCGGCGGCGGACGTCAGGGTGAGGGCGGCCTCGCCGCGCTCGGTGCCCTTCCCGTGGCGCTGCTCGTGATCGGGATCGGCGCGTCGCTCGGTGGTCCCACCGGCTACGCGATCAACCCGGCCCGTGACCTCGGCCCCCGCATCGTGCACGCCATCCTCCCGATCAAGGGCAAGGGCTCGTCCGACTGGTCCTATTCCTGGGTGCCGGTCGTCGGCCCCATCATCGGCGGTGTGCTGGCGGGTCTCGCCGCCATCCCCCTCCTCCCTCTCCTGGGCTGA
- the glpK gene encoding glycerol kinase GlpK: protein MAEQKYVLAIDQGTTSTRAIIFDHSGSIVSVGQKEHEQIFPRAGWVEHDPKEIWDNTREVIGQALSKADLTRHDIAAVGITNQRETAVVWDKNTGEPVYNAIVWQDTRTQPIVDRLADGDPERFKQIVGLPLATYFSGTKIVWILENVEGAREKAEAGDLLFGTTDTWVLWNLTGGTDGGVHATDVTNASRTLFMDLETLQWRDDILEAFGVPKSMLPEIKSSSEVYGQVESSNLLREVPVAGILGDQQAATFGQAAFDAGESKNTYGTGNFLIFNTDTEIVHSKNGLLTTLGYKLGDQPAHYALEGSIAVTGSLIQWLRDNLGLIGSAPEVEELAKTVEDNGGAYFVPAFSGLFAPYWRPDARGALVGLTRYVNKGHIARAALEATAFQTREVLDAVNADSGVELQELKVDGGMIANNLLMQFQADILGVPVVRPVVAETTALGAAYAAGLAVGFWANLDELRANWQEDSRWEPQMDAEERERQLRLWKKAVTKTLDWVDEDVQ from the coding sequence GTGGCTGAACAGAAGTACGTCCTCGCCATCGATCAGGGCACCACGAGCACCAGGGCGATCATCTTCGATCACTCGGGTTCCATCGTGTCGGTGGGCCAGAAGGAGCACGAGCAGATCTTCCCGCGTGCGGGCTGGGTCGAGCACGACCCGAAGGAGATCTGGGACAACACCCGCGAGGTCATCGGCCAGGCGCTGTCGAAGGCCGACCTGACCCGTCACGACATCGCCGCGGTCGGCATCACCAACCAGCGCGAGACCGCGGTGGTGTGGGACAAGAACACCGGCGAGCCGGTGTACAACGCCATCGTCTGGCAGGACACGCGCACGCAGCCGATCGTCGACCGTCTCGCCGACGGCGACCCCGAGCGCTTCAAGCAGATCGTGGGCCTGCCGCTCGCGACCTACTTCTCGGGCACGAAGATCGTCTGGATCCTCGAGAACGTCGAGGGCGCGCGCGAGAAGGCCGAGGCCGGCGACCTGCTGTTCGGCACCACCGACACCTGGGTGCTGTGGAACCTCACCGGCGGCACCGACGGCGGCGTGCACGCCACCGACGTCACGAACGCCTCGCGCACCCTGTTCATGGACCTCGAGACGCTGCAGTGGCGCGACGACATCCTCGAGGCGTTCGGCGTCCCGAAGTCGATGCTGCCCGAGATCAAGTCCTCCTCCGAGGTCTACGGCCAGGTCGAGTCGTCGAACCTCCTGCGCGAGGTCCCCGTCGCCGGCATCCTGGGCGACCAGCAGGCCGCGACGTTCGGTCAGGCGGCGTTCGACGCCGGTGAGTCGAAGAACACCTACGGCACGGGCAACTTCCTGATCTTTAACACCGACACGGAGATCGTCCACTCGAAGAACGGCCTGCTCACCACCCTGGGCTACAAGCTGGGCGACCAGCCGGCGCACTACGCGCTCGAGGGTTCGATCGCAGTGACCGGGTCGCTGATCCAGTGGCTGCGCGACAACCTCGGTCTCATCGGCTCGGCTCCCGAGGTCGAGGAGCTGGCGAAGACGGTCGAGGACAACGGTGGCGCGTACTTCGTGCCGGCGTTCTCCGGACTGTTCGCGCCGTACTGGCGTCCGGATGCGCGTGGCGCGCTGGTGGGCCTGACCCGCTACGTGAACAAGGGCCACATCGCCCGCGCCGCGCTCGAGGCGACCGCGTTCCAGACCCGCGAGGTCCTCGACGCCGTCAACGCCGACTCCGGCGTCGAGCTGCAGGAGCTCAAGGTCGACGGCGGCATGATCGCCAACAACCTGCTCATGCAGTTCCAGGCCGACATCCTCGGCGTGCCCGTGGTGCGTCCGGTCGTCGCCGAGACGACCGCGCTCGGCGCCGCGTACGCGGCCGGTCTCGCGGTGGGCTTCTGGGCCAACCTCGACGAGCTGCGCGCGAACTGGCAGGAGGACTCCCGCTGGGAGCCCCAGATGGACGCCGAGGAGCGCGAGCGTCAGCTGCGCCTGTGGAAGAAGGCCGTCACGAAGACCCTCGACTGGGTCGACGAGGACGTCCAGTAG
- a CDS encoding coenzyme F420-0:L-glutamate ligase, whose product MEQDVEQGEIRVIPVPGIPEVDEGADLAALIGAALASSGITLEDGDVLVVTSKIVSKAEGRRVAAADREDAITAETVRVVATRPYPGGVTRIVENRQGIVQAAAGVDASNTPDGTVLLLPVDPDASARTLAASLRASTGARIGVVITDTLGRAWREGQIDLAIGAAGVRVFDDLHGSRDTFGRELLVTKTVLADELASAGDLVKGKTTGVPVAVVRGFDRGVVDDLDTPARAISRTGERDMFRLGTDEAILLGRSEERAVPAFRSLALRGLRTPDLVDVVVLPLPPGTSHSASEWVDAAFDRRPPRWARGLAGIAPFDAARSRVAEARDLLADELGSEVLLVADTPAVEARLALAVDAESGLVRVTTALRMRTAEGRAPGPVARLLHPVAIRILLARAARALARSRD is encoded by the coding sequence GTGGAGCAGGACGTGGAGCAGGGCGAGATCCGCGTCATCCCGGTCCCGGGCATCCCCGAGGTGGACGAGGGCGCCGATCTCGCCGCGCTGATCGGCGCGGCGCTCGCGTCGAGCGGGATCACCCTCGAGGACGGCGACGTCCTCGTCGTGACGAGCAAGATCGTGTCGAAGGCGGAGGGGCGGCGCGTCGCGGCGGCCGACCGAGAGGACGCGATCACCGCGGAGACCGTGCGGGTCGTCGCGACGCGACCCTACCCGGGCGGTGTCACCCGCATCGTCGAGAACCGGCAGGGCATCGTGCAGGCGGCCGCGGGCGTCGACGCCTCGAACACCCCGGACGGCACCGTCCTCCTGCTGCCCGTCGATCCCGACGCCTCCGCCCGTACCCTGGCCGCATCGCTCCGCGCCTCCACAGGGGCACGGATCGGCGTCGTGATCACGGACACCCTCGGCAGGGCCTGGCGGGAGGGGCAGATCGATCTCGCCATCGGCGCCGCCGGGGTGAGGGTGTTCGACGACCTGCACGGCAGCCGCGACACGTTCGGACGCGAGCTCCTGGTCACGAAGACCGTGCTGGCCGACGAGCTGGCCTCCGCCGGCGACCTCGTGAAGGGCAAGACGACGGGGGTCCCGGTCGCCGTCGTGCGGGGATTCGACCGCGGTGTGGTCGACGACCTCGACACGCCCGCGCGGGCGATCTCCCGCACCGGCGAGCGCGACATGTTCCGGCTCGGCACCGATGAGGCGATCCTCCTCGGACGCTCCGAGGAGCGCGCCGTCCCCGCCTTCCGGTCCCTCGCGCTCCGGGGATTGCGCACGCCGGACCTCGTCGACGTGGTGGTGCTCCCGCTGCCGCCCGGTACCTCGCACTCCGCGAGCGAGTGGGTCGACGCGGCGTTCGATCGTCGTCCGCCACGGTGGGCGCGGGGCCTGGCGGGCATCGCACCCTTCGATGCGGCGCGGAGCCGGGTCGCCGAGGCTCGCGATCTCCTCGCCGACGAGCTCGGGTCGGAGGTCCTCCTCGTCGCGGACACGCCGGCGGTCGAGGCGAGGCTCGCGCTCGCGGTCGATGCCGAGTCCGGACTCGTGCGTGTGACCACGGCTCTGCGGATGCGCACGGCGGAGGGGCGGGCGCCGGGCCCCGTGGCGCGACTCCTGCACCCGGTCGCCATCCGCATCCTGCTCGCCCGCGCGGCCCGCGCTCTCGCGCGATCCCGCGACTGA